In Panacibacter ginsenosidivorans, the following proteins share a genomic window:
- the thrC gene encoding threonine synthase has protein sequence MIYYSLNHQSPNVSFAEAAVKGQAPDKGLYFPERIPTLSKEFIQNIKNYSKEEIGFTVMKPYVGESIPDDILKQIVVETINFDFPLVKITDNISSLELFHGPTLAFKDVGARFMSRCLGYFNRNSQQHTTVLVATSGDTGGAVANGFLGVEGVDVIILYPSGKVSPIQELQLTTLGQNITAIEVQGNFDDCQAIVKQAFIDDDLNKKFSLTSANSINVARWLPQQLYYFFAYQQWHHEEPPIICVPSGNFGNICAGIVAYMSGLPVKHFIAACNANDTVPEFLQTGEYKAKQAVATISNAMDVGNPSNFIRIMELFAQKIENLKSLFSSVSIDDAVTKATIKEVYQQYQYLLDPHGAVAYKALDDYLQYHTNDKGFILETAHPVKFPDTVEEVTGVTIKIPESVQHLLSKSKKSVMLSSGFEAFKDWMMQA, from the coding sequence ATGATTTATTATAGCCTCAATCACCAATCACCAAATGTATCTTTTGCAGAAGCAGCAGTAAAAGGACAGGCACCCGATAAAGGATTATATTTTCCGGAACGCATTCCAACATTATCAAAAGAGTTTATTCAAAACATTAAAAATTACAGTAAGGAAGAAATCGGATTTACTGTAATGAAACCTTATGTTGGTGAAAGCATTCCCGATGATATACTAAAACAAATCGTTGTAGAAACCATCAACTTCGATTTTCCTTTAGTTAAGATCACAGATAATATTTCTTCATTAGAATTATTTCACGGGCCAACACTTGCATTTAAAGATGTTGGTGCAAGATTTATGAGCCGTTGTCTTGGTTATTTCAACCGCAACAGTCAGCAACATACAACAGTACTCGTTGCTACCAGCGGCGACACAGGGGGCGCAGTTGCAAATGGTTTTCTTGGCGTAGAAGGCGTTGATGTTATCATCCTCTACCCTTCCGGAAAAGTAAGCCCGATACAGGAACTGCAGTTAACAACACTTGGGCAGAACATTACAGCCATCGAAGTACAAGGCAATTTTGATGATTGCCAGGCTATCGTAAAGCAAGCTTTTATTGATGATGATCTTAATAAAAAATTTTCATTAACGTCTGCTAACTCAATAAATGTTGCAAGATGGTTACCTCAACAGTTGTATTATTTCTTTGCATACCAGCAATGGCACCATGAAGAACCTCCGATCATTTGTGTACCCAGCGGCAATTTTGGAAATATTTGTGCAGGCATTGTTGCATACATGAGCGGTTTGCCGGTAAAACATTTTATTGCTGCATGCAATGCCAATGACACTGTTCCTGAATTTTTACAAACAGGGGAATACAAAGCAAAGCAAGCTGTAGCAACCATTTCCAATGCAATGGATGTTGGCAACCCCAGTAACTTTATTCGTATTATGGAATTGTTTGCACAAAAAATTGAAAATTTAAAATCACTATTCAGTAGTGTAAGCATCGACGACGCTGTTACTAAAGCAACTATTAAAGAAGTTTATCAGCAATATCAATATCTCTTAGATCCCCATGGCGCTGTTGCATACAAAGCATTAGACGATTATTTACAATATCATACAAATGATAAAGGTTTTATTCTTGAAACTGCCCATCCGGTAAAATTTCCTGATACAGTAGAAGAAGTTACAGGCGTCACTATAAAAATTCCTGAAAGCGTTCAGCATCTTTTAAGCAAATCTAAAAAGAGTGTTATGTTATCTTCAGGCTTTGAAGCGTTTAAAGATTGGATGATGCAGGCATGA
- a CDS encoding DinB family protein yields MNNQLIITKPTSDEYPEWFAAEIQLVYYNDLIEGLQDSLNKTLTFLHQLTEQDLQYRYAPGKWSIKQMWQHIIDVERVLTYRALRFARKDETVLTAFDENKYANVSNADQRNFKDIIREYAVVRDSTLELFRSFTDAMILHRGTAGRSNMTVRSVGYLVLGHEIHHIGIIRERYLKR; encoded by the coding sequence ATGAACAACCAGCTTATCATAACAAAACCAACTTCAGATGAATATCCTGAATGGTTTGCCGCAGAAATTCAACTGGTATATTACAATGACCTGATAGAAGGTCTGCAGGATTCTCTAAACAAAACACTTACCTTTTTACACCAGTTAACAGAGCAGGATCTTCAATACCGTTATGCGCCTGGTAAATGGAGTATTAAACAAATGTGGCAGCATATTATAGACGTAGAGCGTGTGCTTACTTACCGTGCATTGCGTTTTGCAAGAAAAGACGAAACTGTGCTAACCGCGTTTGATGAAAATAAATATGCAAATGTGAGCAATGCTGATCAAAGAAATTTTAAAGATATCATTCGTGAGTATGCAGTAGTAAGAGATTCCACGCTTGAATTATTCAGAAGCTTTACAGACGCAATGATCTTACACAGGGGCACAGCAGGCAGGTCAAATATGACCGTAAGATCAGTAGGCTATCTCGTGCTTGGTCATGAGATACATCATATAGGTATCATAAGAGAAAGATATTTAAAACGCTGA
- a CDS encoding homoserine kinase, translated as MKKVKAFPCGTVANMVCGFDILGFALNEPCDEFEVEITDEPGVHIINNDDYNLPTDPEKNVSGAAMLALMDETPDVRGFIIRSTKLIKPGSGIGSSAASAAGVVVAANYLLGNRFSKLDLVRFAMFGEKVASGVKHADNIAPCIYGGVTLIRAIHPLDIVSIEAPLLHVTVVHPQIEVRTSDARQILKQQVLLKDAIKQWGNIAGLVAGLLKSDYDLIGRSLEDVIIEPVRSILIPGFDEVKKRSKDAGALGGGISGSGPSIFMLSKDAATAHAVAKEMEDVFIKIGIDYHTHVTTINQQGVKLVSE; from the coding sequence ATGAAAAAAGTAAAAGCATTTCCTTGCGGCACGGTTGCCAACATGGTTTGCGGTTTTGATATTTTAGGTTTTGCATTGAATGAACCTTGCGATGAGTTTGAAGTAGAAATAACAGATGAGCCTGGCGTTCATATCATCAACAACGACGACTATAATTTACCAACTGATCCTGAAAAAAATGTAAGCGGTGCAGCCATGCTTGCATTAATGGATGAAACACCTGACGTAAGAGGTTTTATCATCCGCTCTACCAAACTTATCAAACCCGGAAGCGGTATAGGCTCAAGCGCTGCAAGCGCTGCCGGCGTTGTAGTTGCGGCGAATTACTTACTTGGTAACCGGTTCAGCAAATTAGATCTTGTGCGCTTTGCCATGTTCGGCGAAAAGGTTGCAAGTGGTGTAAAACATGCGGATAATATTGCGCCTTGCATCTATGGTGGTGTCACACTTATTCGTGCCATTCATCCATTAGATATTGTAAGCATCGAAGCGCCGCTCTTACATGTTACAGTTGTGCATCCGCAGATTGAAGTGCGCACTTCAGATGCAAGACAAATTCTTAAACAACAAGTGTTGTTAAAAGATGCTATTAAACAATGGGGAAATATTGCGGGACTTGTCGCAGGGCTTCTCAAAAGTGATTACGATCTTATCGGTCGCTCTCTTGAAGATGTTATCATCGAGCCGGTGCGCAGCATTCTCATTCCCGGTTTTGATGAGGTAAAAAAGCGCAGTAAAGATGCCGGCGCTTTAGGCGGTGGCATCAGCGGCAGCGGACCTTCAATTTTCATGCTCAGTAAAGATGCTGCAACGGCGCATGCTGTAGCAAAAGAAATGGAAGATGTGTTTATAAAGATCGGCATCGATTATCACACGCATGTTACAACTATTAATCAGCAAGGTGTAAAACTTGTAAGCGAATAA
- the thrA gene encoding bifunctional aspartate kinase/homoserine dehydrogenase I, translated as MKVLKFGGSSVANAENIQKVLAIIKAASDPQIVVVSALGGVTDLLIKAGTLAEQSNEAYKDVLQKLETKHLDTARALLPVTHQSSCLSMIKQHFNELDEICNSVFYLKELSLRTKDRVISFGELLSSKIISAFMLSQGLEHDWLDSRKLIKTNSNYGFAAVNFSVTNDKIAYTVTSSHKNLFLAPGFISSDDHGNTTTLGRGGSDYTAAIFAAAVNASSLEIWTDVTGMMTADPRWVLNAKTITHTSYQEAMELSHFGAKVIYPPTIQPVMQKNIPTWVKNTFAPNEAGTVITGASDQQGEIITGISSINSIALLSLEGSGMVGIPGFSKRLFEALASEKVNVILITQSSSEHSICVAVNTNDANKAKLAVDTTFEIEITQGRLEPLKIETDLSIIALVGDKMRHHTGIAGRMFSALGRNAVNIRAIAQGSSERNISAVISSDDVKKAVNVLHEAFFETTYKQLNVFIVGAGNVGSKLLDQLKQQQQFLLEHLNLQVRITGIANSRKMLFVDNGNEINLNIWKEELEKAEVMNLNAFVETVIQKNLRNSVFVDITANPDVAAVYNKLLEKVVSVVACNKIAASSSYESYSKLKSLAKEYNALFLFETNVGAGLPVIGTLNDLRRSGDKVNKIQAVLSGTLNFVFNNYDGTKPFTEVVRQAQAEGYTEPDPRLDLGGTDVMRKIMILAREAGEQIEMDDITNNYFLPASCFEGSVEDFYTEMGKQEAHFKALYDEAAAKNCKLKFVAQYENGKASVGLQHIPSNSDFYHLYGKDNIVLFYTQRYPEQPLVVKGAGAGADVTASGVFADIIRVARV; from the coding sequence ATGAAGGTTTTAAAGTTCGGAGGTTCCTCAGTTGCCAATGCAGAGAATATACAAAAAGTGTTAGCCATTATAAAAGCAGCCAGTGATCCACAAATAGTGGTAGTATCGGCATTAGGCGGAGTAACAGATTTGCTGATAAAAGCAGGAACATTAGCAGAACAAAGCAATGAAGCTTACAAAGACGTATTGCAAAAATTGGAAACAAAACATTTGGATACGGCAAGAGCATTACTTCCTGTAACACACCAGAGTAGTTGCTTAAGTATGATAAAACAACACTTTAATGAACTGGACGAAATTTGTAACAGTGTTTTTTATTTGAAGGAATTATCGCTGCGCACAAAAGATAGGGTTATAAGTTTTGGTGAATTACTTTCATCAAAAATCATTTCAGCATTCATGTTATCGCAAGGCTTAGAACATGATTGGCTTGATTCAAGAAAACTGATAAAGACCAATAGCAACTATGGTTTTGCTGCAGTAAACTTTAGTGTTACTAATGATAAGATCGCTTACACAGTTACTTCATCGCATAAAAATTTATTCTTAGCACCGGGTTTTATTTCAAGTGATGATCATGGGAATACAACAACGCTTGGTCGTGGTGGATCTGATTATACTGCTGCAATTTTTGCGGCTGCGGTTAATGCTTCGTCACTAGAAATATGGACAGACGTAACCGGCATGATGACTGCAGATCCACGCTGGGTACTTAATGCAAAGACCATTACACATACTTCATACCAGGAAGCAATGGAGCTTTCTCATTTCGGTGCAAAAGTTATCTACCCTCCTACTATTCAACCTGTGATGCAGAAGAATATTCCAACATGGGTTAAGAACACTTTTGCGCCAAATGAAGCCGGGACCGTAATTACTGGCGCATCTGATCAGCAAGGCGAAATAATTACCGGTATTTCCAGTATTAATTCCATAGCATTATTAAGTTTGGAAGGAAGTGGTATGGTTGGTATTCCAGGCTTCTCCAAACGATTATTTGAAGCATTGGCAAGTGAGAAAGTAAATGTGATTTTGATTACACAAAGTTCATCGGAACATTCTATTTGTGTTGCCGTAAATACAAACGATGCAAATAAAGCTAAACTGGCTGTTGACACAACTTTTGAAATTGAAATAACACAGGGGAGATTAGAGCCATTGAAGATCGAGACAGACCTTTCAATCATTGCATTAGTTGGTGATAAGATGCGTCATCATACCGGCATTGCAGGTAGAATGTTTAGTGCACTTGGAAGAAATGCAGTAAACATAAGAGCTATTGCGCAAGGTTCTTCTGAAAGAAATATTTCTGCAGTTATCTCCAGTGATGACGTAAAAAAAGCAGTAAATGTTTTACATGAAGCTTTCTTTGAAACAACATACAAGCAGCTCAACGTTTTTATTGTTGGTGCAGGAAATGTTGGCAGTAAATTATTGGATCAATTAAAGCAACAACAGCAATTCTTATTAGAGCATTTGAATTTACAAGTGCGCATAACAGGTATTGCAAATAGTCGCAAAATGTTGTTTGTAGACAATGGCAATGAGATCAATCTTAATATATGGAAAGAAGAATTGGAGAAAGCGGAAGTAATGAATTTAAATGCTTTTGTAGAAACGGTTATTCAAAAGAATTTACGCAATTCGGTTTTTGTAGATATAACTGCAAATCCTGATGTGGCAGCGGTGTACAACAAGCTTTTAGAAAAAGTTGTTTCTGTTGTTGCATGTAACAAGATAGCAGCTTCCTCTTCTTATGAAAGTTATAGCAAACTAAAATCACTCGCCAAAGAATACAATGCACTCTTCTTATTCGAAACAAATGTTGGTGCAGGTTTACCTGTCATCGGCACACTTAACGATCTAAGAAGAAGTGGTGATAAAGTAAATAAAATACAAGCAGTTCTTTCGGGCACACTAAACTTTGTATTCAATAATTATGATGGTACCAAACCATTTACCGAAGTAGTTCGTCAGGCACAGGCAGAAGGTTATACAGAACCAGATCCGCGTCTTGATCTTGGTGGTACAGATGTTATGCGCAAGATCATGATCCTTGCACGTGAAGCAGGCGAACAAATTGAAATGGATGACATTACCAATAATTACTTCTTACCAGCCAGTTGCTTTGAAGGAAGCGTTGAAGATTTCTACACAGAAATGGGCAAACAGGAAGCTCATTTTAAAGCTTTGTATGATGAAGCTGCTGCAAAAAATTGTAAACTTAAATTTGTCGCACAATATGAGAATGGTAAAGCTTCGGTTGGGTTGCAACACATACCTTCAAACAGCGACTTCTATCATTTGTATGGCAAAGACAACATCGTGTTATTCTACACACAACGTTATCCTGAACAACCTCTGGTTGTAAAAGGTGCAGGCGCTGGTGCTGATGTTACAGCAAGCGGTGTATTCGCAGACATCATAAGAGTGGCTAGAGTATAA